From the genome of Zalophus californianus isolate mZalCal1 chromosome 6, mZalCal1.pri.v2, whole genome shotgun sequence, one region includes:
- the ACSBG1 gene encoding long-chain-fatty-acid--CoA ligase ACSBG1 isoform X5 → MLDSAEAPQESSAASSSLTDGQTLSKESLSHALVLSSSEKEKDVQPDGSEEKLWTTRADGRVRTRIHPTCPQPPYTVHQMFSETLDKYGDLRAIGFKRQGTWEHISYSQYYLLARKAAKGFLKLGLEPAHSVAILGFNSPEWFFSAVGTIFAGGIVTGIYTTSSPEACQHIAHDSRANVIVVDTQKQLEKILKTWKDLPHLKAVVIYGEAPPEKMASVYTMEELMELGDELPEEALDSIINTQQPNQCCVLVYTSGTTGSPKGVMLSQDNITWTARYGSQAGNIQPAEVQQEVVVSYLPLSHIAAQIYDLWTGIQWGAQVCFAEPDALKGSLVNTLREVEPTSHMGVPRVWEKFMEQIQAVAAQSGFIRRKMLLWAMSVTLEQNLTCPGSDLKPFTARLADYLVLAKVRQALGFAKCQKSFYGAAPMTAETQHFFLGLNIPLYAGYGLSETSGPHFMSGPCNYRLYSSGKVVPGCLAKLVNEDAEGIGEICLWGRTIFMGYLNMEDKTREAIDAEGWLHTGDMGRLDTDGFLYITGRLKELIITAGGENVPPVPIEEAVKMELPIVSNAMLIGDQRKFLSMLLTLKCVLDPDTSEPTDSLTEPAVAFCQRVGSKATTVSEIVGTKDEAVYQAIEQGIQSVNRNAAARPYHIQKWAILQRDFSISGGELGPTMKVKRLTVLEKYKDIIDSFYQEQKK, encoded by the exons cagctcCCTGACTGATGGGCAGACGCTCTCCAAAGAGTCCCTAAGCCATGCTCTCGTGCTCTCGTCCTCAGAGAAGGAGAAGGATGTCCAGCCGGATGGGTCAG AGGAGAAGCTGTGGACAACGCGGGCAGACGGACGCGTGCGCACACGCATCCACCCCACCTGCCCACAGCCTCCCTACACTGTGCACCAGATGTTCTCCGAGACCCTGGACAAGTATGGGGACCTCCGTGCTATAGGCTTCAAGCGCCAGGGCACATGGGAGCACATCTCCTACTCCCAGTACTACCTGCTGGCCCGAAAAGCCGCCAAGGGCTTCCTGAAG CTCGGCCTGGAGCCGGCGCACAGCGTGGCCATCCTCGGCTTCAACTCCCCGGAGTGGTTCTTCTCGGCGGTGGGCACGATATTTGCAGG CGGCATTGTCACTGGCATCTACACCACCAGCTCCCCCGAGGCCTGCCAGCACATCGCCCATGACAGCCGTGCCAACGTCATTGTGGTTGACACACAGAAGCAACTGGAAAAGATCCTGAAG ACCTGGAAAGACCTGCCCCATCTGAAGGCTGTAGTGATATATGGAGAAGCACCTCCAGAGAAGATGGCCAGTGTGTACACG ATGGAGGAGCTCATGGAGCTGGGGGATGAGCTGCCCGAGGAGGCCCTGGACTCCATCATCAACACCCAGCAGCCTAACCAGTGCTGCGTGCTGGTCTACACCTCCGGCACCACCGGGAGCCCCAAGGGCGTGATGCTAAGTCAAGACAAT ATCACGTGGACAGCACGGTACGGCAGCCAGGCCGGCAACATCCAGCCCGCGGAAGTCCAGCAGGAGGTGGTGGTCAGCTACCTGCCCCTCAGCCACATCGCCGCTCAGATCTACGACTTGTGGACGGGCATCCAGTGGGGGGCCCAGGTCTGCTTCGCCGAGCCTGACGCCCTAAAG GGGAGCCTGGTGAACACGCTGCGGGAGGTGGAGCCCACGTCCCACATGGGGGTGCCTCGAGTGTGGGAGAAGTTCATGGAGCAGATCCAGGCGGTGGCGGCTCAGTCTGGCTTCATCCGGCGCAAGATGCTGCTCTGGGCCATGTCGGTGACCTTGGAGCAGAACCTCACCTGCCCAGGCAG CGACCTGAAGCCCTTCACGGCCAGACTGGCAGATTACCTAGTGCTCGCCAAGGTCCGCCAGGCGCTGGGCTTTGCCAAGTGTCAGAAGAGCTTCTACGGGGCTGCCCCCATGACCGCTGAGACGCAGCACTTCTTCCTGGGCCTCAACATCCCCTTGTACGCAGGCTACGGCCTCAGCGAGACCTCGGGCCCCCACTTCATGTCCGGCCCCTGCAACTACCGGCTCTACAG CTCCGGCAAGGTGGTGCCAGGCTGCCTGGCGAAGCTGGTGAACGAGGATGCCGAGGGCATCGGGGAGATCTGTCTGTGGGGCCGCACCATCTTCATGGGCTACCTGAACATGGAGGACAAGACGCGAGAGGCCATCGACGCCGAGGGCTGGCTGCACACGGGGGACATGGGGCGTCTGGACACGGACGGCTTCCTCTACATCACCGGGCGCCTCAAAG aATTAATCATCACAGCTGGTGGAGAGAACGTCCCCCCTGTGCCCATCGAGGAGGCCGTGAAGATGGAGCTGCCCATCGTCAGCAATGCCATGCTGATCGGGGACCAGAGGAAGTTCCTGTCCATGCTGCTCACCTTGAAG TGTGTGCTGGACCCAGACACCTCCGAGCCGACGGACAGCCTAACTGAACCAGCTGTGGCCTTCTGCCAGAGAGTGGGCAGCAAAGCCACCACCGTGTCTGAGATTGTGGGCACCAAGGATGAGGCCGTGTATCAGGCCATTGAGCAGGGGATCCAGAGTGTCAACAGGAACGCAGCTGCCCGGCCCTACCACATCCAGAAGTGGGCCATTCTCCAGAGGGACTTCTCCATTTCGGGTGGAGAGTTGG GTCCGACGATGAAGGTGAAACGGCTCACGGTTCTGGAGAAGTACAAAGACATCATCGACTCCTTTTACcaagagcagaagaaataa
- the ACSBG1 gene encoding long-chain-fatty-acid--CoA ligase ACSBG1 isoform X8 — translation MFSETLDKYGDLRAIGFKRQGTWEHISYSQYYLLARKAAKGFLKLGLEPAHSVAILGFNSPEWFFSAVGTIFAGGIVTGIYTTSSPEACQHIAHDSRANVIVVDTQKQLEKILKTWKDLPHLKAVVIYGEAPPEKMASVYTMEELMELGDELPEEALDSIINTQQPNQCCVLVYTSGTTGSPKGVMLSQDNITWTARYGSQAGNIQPAEVQQEVVVSYLPLSHIAAQIYDLWTGIQWGAQVCFAEPDALKGSLVNTLREVEPTSHMGVPRVWEKFMEQIQAVAAQSGFIRRKMLLWAMSVTLEQNLTCPGSDLKPFTARLADYLVLAKVRQALGFAKCQKSFYGAAPMTAETQHFFLGLNIPLYAGYGLSETSGPHFMSGPCNYRLYSSGKVVPGCLAKLVNEDAEGIGEICLWGRTIFMGYLNMEDKTREAIDAEGWLHTGDMGRLDTDGFLYITGRLKELIITAGGENVPPVPIEEAVKMELPIVSNAMLIGDQRKFLSMLLTLKCVLDPDTSEPTDSLTEPAVAFCQRVGSKATTVSEIVGTKDEAVYQAIEQGIQSVNRNAAARPYHIQKWAILQRDFSISGGELGPTMKVKRLTVLEKYKDIIDSFYQEQKK, via the exons ATGTTCTCCGAGACCCTGGACAAGTATGGGGACCTCCGTGCTATAGGCTTCAAGCGCCAGGGCACATGGGAGCACATCTCCTACTCCCAGTACTACCTGCTGGCCCGAAAAGCCGCCAAGGGCTTCCTGAAG CTCGGCCTGGAGCCGGCGCACAGCGTGGCCATCCTCGGCTTCAACTCCCCGGAGTGGTTCTTCTCGGCGGTGGGCACGATATTTGCAGG CGGCATTGTCACTGGCATCTACACCACCAGCTCCCCCGAGGCCTGCCAGCACATCGCCCATGACAGCCGTGCCAACGTCATTGTGGTTGACACACAGAAGCAACTGGAAAAGATCCTGAAG ACCTGGAAAGACCTGCCCCATCTGAAGGCTGTAGTGATATATGGAGAAGCACCTCCAGAGAAGATGGCCAGTGTGTACACG ATGGAGGAGCTCATGGAGCTGGGGGATGAGCTGCCCGAGGAGGCCCTGGACTCCATCATCAACACCCAGCAGCCTAACCAGTGCTGCGTGCTGGTCTACACCTCCGGCACCACCGGGAGCCCCAAGGGCGTGATGCTAAGTCAAGACAAT ATCACGTGGACAGCACGGTACGGCAGCCAGGCCGGCAACATCCAGCCCGCGGAAGTCCAGCAGGAGGTGGTGGTCAGCTACCTGCCCCTCAGCCACATCGCCGCTCAGATCTACGACTTGTGGACGGGCATCCAGTGGGGGGCCCAGGTCTGCTTCGCCGAGCCTGACGCCCTAAAG GGGAGCCTGGTGAACACGCTGCGGGAGGTGGAGCCCACGTCCCACATGGGGGTGCCTCGAGTGTGGGAGAAGTTCATGGAGCAGATCCAGGCGGTGGCGGCTCAGTCTGGCTTCATCCGGCGCAAGATGCTGCTCTGGGCCATGTCGGTGACCTTGGAGCAGAACCTCACCTGCCCAGGCAG CGACCTGAAGCCCTTCACGGCCAGACTGGCAGATTACCTAGTGCTCGCCAAGGTCCGCCAGGCGCTGGGCTTTGCCAAGTGTCAGAAGAGCTTCTACGGGGCTGCCCCCATGACCGCTGAGACGCAGCACTTCTTCCTGGGCCTCAACATCCCCTTGTACGCAGGCTACGGCCTCAGCGAGACCTCGGGCCCCCACTTCATGTCCGGCCCCTGCAACTACCGGCTCTACAG CTCCGGCAAGGTGGTGCCAGGCTGCCTGGCGAAGCTGGTGAACGAGGATGCCGAGGGCATCGGGGAGATCTGTCTGTGGGGCCGCACCATCTTCATGGGCTACCTGAACATGGAGGACAAGACGCGAGAGGCCATCGACGCCGAGGGCTGGCTGCACACGGGGGACATGGGGCGTCTGGACACGGACGGCTTCCTCTACATCACCGGGCGCCTCAAAG aATTAATCATCACAGCTGGTGGAGAGAACGTCCCCCCTGTGCCCATCGAGGAGGCCGTGAAGATGGAGCTGCCCATCGTCAGCAATGCCATGCTGATCGGGGACCAGAGGAAGTTCCTGTCCATGCTGCTCACCTTGAAG TGTGTGCTGGACCCAGACACCTCCGAGCCGACGGACAGCCTAACTGAACCAGCTGTGGCCTTCTGCCAGAGAGTGGGCAGCAAAGCCACCACCGTGTCTGAGATTGTGGGCACCAAGGATGAGGCCGTGTATCAGGCCATTGAGCAGGGGATCCAGAGTGTCAACAGGAACGCAGCTGCCCGGCCCTACCACATCCAGAAGTGGGCCATTCTCCAGAGGGACTTCTCCATTTCGGGTGGAGAGTTGG GTCCGACGATGAAGGTGAAACGGCTCACGGTTCTGGAGAAGTACAAAGACATCATCGACTCCTTTTACcaagagcagaagaaataa
- the ACSBG1 gene encoding long-chain-fatty-acid--CoA ligase ACSBG1 isoform X4: protein MLDSAEAPQESSAARFLSRLRPGGPGCVRKLSLNLQYQQGIRPNVTSSSLTDGQTLSKESLSHALVLSSSEKEKDVQPDGSEEKLWTTRADGRVRTRIHPTCPQPPYTVHQMFSETLDKYGDLRAIGFKRQGTWEHISYSQYYLLARKAAKGFLKLGLEPAHSVAILGFNSPEWFFSAVGTIFAGGIVTGIYTTSSPEACQHIAHDSRANVIVVDTQKQLEKILKTWKDLPHLKAVVIYGEAPPEKMASVYTMEELMELGDELPEEALDSIINTQQPNQCCVLVYTSGTTGSPKGVMLSQDNITWTARYGSQAGNIQPAEVQQEVVVSYLPLSHIAAQIYDLWTGIQWGAQVCFAEPDALKGSLVNTLREVEPTSHMGVPRVWEKFMEQIQAVAAQSGFIRRKMLLWAMSVTLEQNLTCPGSDLKPFTARLADYLVLAKVRQALGFAKCQKSFYGAAPMTAETQHFFLGLNIPLYAGYGLSETSGPHFMSGPCNYRLYSSGKVVPGCLAKLVNEDAEGIGEICLWGRTIFMGYLNMEDKTREAIDAEGWLHTGDMGRLDTDGFLYITGRLKELIITAGGENVPPVPIEEAVKMELPIVSNAMLIGDQRKFLSMLLTLKCVLDPDTSEPTDSLTEPAVAFCQRVGSKATTVSEIVGTKDEAVYQAIEQGIQSVNRNAAARPYHIQKWAILQRDFSISGGELGPTMKVKRLTVLEKYKDIIDSFYQEQKK from the exons GTTCTTAAGCAGACTGCGGCCAGGTGGGCCTGGGTGCGTTCGCAAACTTAGTTTGAACCTGCAGTACCAGCAAGGAATAAGGCCGAATGTGACAAGCAG ctcCCTGACTGATGGGCAGACGCTCTCCAAAGAGTCCCTAAGCCATGCTCTCGTGCTCTCGTCCTCAGAGAAGGAGAAGGATGTCCAGCCGGATGGGTCAG AGGAGAAGCTGTGGACAACGCGGGCAGACGGACGCGTGCGCACACGCATCCACCCCACCTGCCCACAGCCTCCCTACACTGTGCACCAGATGTTCTCCGAGACCCTGGACAAGTATGGGGACCTCCGTGCTATAGGCTTCAAGCGCCAGGGCACATGGGAGCACATCTCCTACTCCCAGTACTACCTGCTGGCCCGAAAAGCCGCCAAGGGCTTCCTGAAG CTCGGCCTGGAGCCGGCGCACAGCGTGGCCATCCTCGGCTTCAACTCCCCGGAGTGGTTCTTCTCGGCGGTGGGCACGATATTTGCAGG CGGCATTGTCACTGGCATCTACACCACCAGCTCCCCCGAGGCCTGCCAGCACATCGCCCATGACAGCCGTGCCAACGTCATTGTGGTTGACACACAGAAGCAACTGGAAAAGATCCTGAAG ACCTGGAAAGACCTGCCCCATCTGAAGGCTGTAGTGATATATGGAGAAGCACCTCCAGAGAAGATGGCCAGTGTGTACACG ATGGAGGAGCTCATGGAGCTGGGGGATGAGCTGCCCGAGGAGGCCCTGGACTCCATCATCAACACCCAGCAGCCTAACCAGTGCTGCGTGCTGGTCTACACCTCCGGCACCACCGGGAGCCCCAAGGGCGTGATGCTAAGTCAAGACAAT ATCACGTGGACAGCACGGTACGGCAGCCAGGCCGGCAACATCCAGCCCGCGGAAGTCCAGCAGGAGGTGGTGGTCAGCTACCTGCCCCTCAGCCACATCGCCGCTCAGATCTACGACTTGTGGACGGGCATCCAGTGGGGGGCCCAGGTCTGCTTCGCCGAGCCTGACGCCCTAAAG GGGAGCCTGGTGAACACGCTGCGGGAGGTGGAGCCCACGTCCCACATGGGGGTGCCTCGAGTGTGGGAGAAGTTCATGGAGCAGATCCAGGCGGTGGCGGCTCAGTCTGGCTTCATCCGGCGCAAGATGCTGCTCTGGGCCATGTCGGTGACCTTGGAGCAGAACCTCACCTGCCCAGGCAG CGACCTGAAGCCCTTCACGGCCAGACTGGCAGATTACCTAGTGCTCGCCAAGGTCCGCCAGGCGCTGGGCTTTGCCAAGTGTCAGAAGAGCTTCTACGGGGCTGCCCCCATGACCGCTGAGACGCAGCACTTCTTCCTGGGCCTCAACATCCCCTTGTACGCAGGCTACGGCCTCAGCGAGACCTCGGGCCCCCACTTCATGTCCGGCCCCTGCAACTACCGGCTCTACAG CTCCGGCAAGGTGGTGCCAGGCTGCCTGGCGAAGCTGGTGAACGAGGATGCCGAGGGCATCGGGGAGATCTGTCTGTGGGGCCGCACCATCTTCATGGGCTACCTGAACATGGAGGACAAGACGCGAGAGGCCATCGACGCCGAGGGCTGGCTGCACACGGGGGACATGGGGCGTCTGGACACGGACGGCTTCCTCTACATCACCGGGCGCCTCAAAG aATTAATCATCACAGCTGGTGGAGAGAACGTCCCCCCTGTGCCCATCGAGGAGGCCGTGAAGATGGAGCTGCCCATCGTCAGCAATGCCATGCTGATCGGGGACCAGAGGAAGTTCCTGTCCATGCTGCTCACCTTGAAG TGTGTGCTGGACCCAGACACCTCCGAGCCGACGGACAGCCTAACTGAACCAGCTGTGGCCTTCTGCCAGAGAGTGGGCAGCAAAGCCACCACCGTGTCTGAGATTGTGGGCACCAAGGATGAGGCCGTGTATCAGGCCATTGAGCAGGGGATCCAGAGTGTCAACAGGAACGCAGCTGCCCGGCCCTACCACATCCAGAAGTGGGCCATTCTCCAGAGGGACTTCTCCATTTCGGGTGGAGAGTTGG GTCCGACGATGAAGGTGAAACGGCTCACGGTTCTGGAGAAGTACAAAGACATCATCGACTCCTTTTACcaagagcagaagaaataa